The sequence TGGATCTTCAGGCGTTTGGCGTCAAGTTCGACCAGTACTACCTCGAATCCTCGCTCTACAAGGAAGGCCGTGTCGAACAAACCGTCGCAGCGCTGATCGCCGCTGGCAAAACCTACGAGCAGGACAACGCGCTGTGGCTACGCACCACCGATGACGGCGACGACAAAGACCGAGTGATGCGCAAGTCCGATGGCACTTACACCTACTTCGTGCCCGACGTCGCCTATCACGCGGTGAAATGGCAGCGCGGCTTCACCAAGGTCATCAACGTCCAGGGCTCCGACCACCACGGCACGATTGCGCGCGTGCGGGCGGGGCTGCAAGGGCTCGGCATTGGCATCCCCAAGGGCTACCCCGATTACATCCTGCACAAGATGGTCACCGTGATGCGCAATGGCGAGGAAGTCAAAATCTCCAAGCGCGCCGGCAGCTATGTCACGGTGCGTGACCTGATCGAGTGGTCTGGCGGTGTCACGCCTGGCACCGATACCGCGCAAAACGCCCCCGATGCCGCCACGATCCAGCGCGGCCGCGACGCCGTGCGCTTTTTCCTGATCTCGCGCAAAGCCGATACCGAGTTCGTCTTTGATATTGATCTCGCTCTCAAGCAAAACGACGAAAACCCCGTGCATTACGTCCAGTACGCCCATGCGCGCATCTGCTCGGTGCTCAACGAATGGCACTCCCGCTACCAGGGCGACCTGGCGCTTTTGCCGCAGATCGACGTCAGCTCGCTCACCAGCGAGCGGGCCATGGCGTTGCTGCAAAAGCTCGCGGAGTTCCCCGACATGCTCGAACACGCGGCCGCCGAACTCGCGCCGCACGCGGTGGCGTTCTATCTGCGCGAACTCGCGGGCGAATTTCACTCGTTCTACAATGACCGCGCCGAACGTGTGCTGACCGATGATGAAACCGGCCGCAACGCCCGCGTGGCACTGCTCGCCGCCACCCGGCAGGTGCTGGCGAATGGTCTGGCAATGATCGGCGTCTCAGCGCCCTTCAAGATGTAAGCATCCCTTTTCCGCCACTTCATGCGTGTGGCCGTCGTTATAATCGGCGGCCATTCCAGGATTTTTTTGCAGGTGATTCATACGATGGCAAAGCCACGCCGTACAACGAAGCAATCGAAACAAGCCGGGGGAACGTTTCTCGGTATCGTGCTGGGCCTGATCGTCGGCCTCGCCGTCGCAGTCGTCGTCGCGCTCTATATCACGCGCGCGCCAACGCCATTTGTATCGAAGGTTGCGCCGCCAGCAACCGCGCCAGCCGATACCACTCAAGCCCCGCCATTCGACCCGAACCGGCCGCTGCAAGGCAAAACACCTGGCCAGCCGGTCACGCCTCAAGCCGCGCAACCCTCGCCGCCCAACACCGCACCGGGTGCAACCAGCAACCAGACGCAGGCAGCAGGCCTGCTCGACGAGCCACAAATCGTCGAAGTGCCCCCCTCCAGCGGCAACGGCATAGCCGTCGCACCCAAACCCGCGCCGGAAAAAGACACCACTGCCGCCACGCCACCGGCCAAAAAACCGTCAACCGCCACCACGGCAAGCACTCCCGTCAACGGCAACGCACCGGCACCCGCCACCAAACCAGGCGCGGCCTCCAGCGCGGCTGATGCCACCACCGGGTACTTCCTCCAGGTCGGGGCATATAAAACCGCGGCGGATGCTGAGCAACAGCGCGCACGGCTGGCCTTCCAGGGCTTTGAATCGAAAGTCACGCTGCGTGAAGCCGGTGGCGTCACGTATTACCGAGTGCGTATCGGGCCGTTTGCGAAGTTCGATGACATGAATGCTGCCCGTCAACGGCTCTCCAGCGCTGGCGTCGATACCGCCGTCATCCGCTTCACCAAACAGTAATTCCAGCGCCCGCACTGAAGCACACTGAACCTTCAGCGCGCGGCGCGAGTCTCAAACAACGCTTTACGCGGATGCTCAAGCGTCCGGACATTCAATCAGCACCACTCAACCAATCGACCAGATATGAAAAAATTGCTCGGTATCCTGTTCCTCTCCCTTGGTTTTGCCGCCAGCGCGGCGCACGCCGCACCCGCTGATCCGGTTGCGGGCAAGCAATACACCGTGCTGGCTGCACCGCAGTCAGCCGACGTGCCCGCAGGCAAGATCGAAGTCCTCGAATTCTTCTGGTACGGCTGCCCGCATTGCAGCGAATTCGATCCGATTCTTGAAACGTGGATCAAACGCCAAGGCCCGGACGTCGTGTTCAAGCGCGTGCCAGTTGCGTTCCGCGACGACTTCATCCCTCACTCGAAGCTCTACCACGCGCTTGATGCAATGGGCCTCGCCCAGCAGCTCACGCCAAAAATCTTCAACGAAATTCACGTCAACAAGAACTACCTGATGACGCCCGAAGATCAGGCCAAATTCCTCGCTAAAAACGGCGTCGATACGAAGAAGTTCATGGAAGCCTACAACTCGTTTTCGACGCAAAGCGCCGTGCAGCGCGATAAAAAGCTGCTGGCCGACTACAAGATCGACGGCGTCCCAGCACTCATCGTGCAAGGCAAGTACCTCACCGGCCCCAGCCTGACCAACAGCCTGCCAGGCACCGTGCAAGTGCTCGACTATCTCGTCACGCAAGTTCGCGCGAAAAAGATGTAATGCCCAAAGGCACCGGAATGAGCCCACCCCTGAAGGTTTTCATTACCGGTGCCTCTAGCGGCATTGGCCTGGCGCTCGCTGCCGAATACACCCGGCGCGGCGCCATTCTCGGTCTGGCCGCCCGGCGCGGCGACGCTCTCCGCCAGTTCCAGCAAGCTCATCCGCAACACCTCATTGCGATTTATCCCGTCGATGTCTGCGACGCCGAAGCACTCGCTGCGGCGGCGGCCCAGTTCATCGCGCAGCACGGCTGCCCCGACGTCGTTATCGCCAACGCAGGCATCAGCCGTGGCGCGCTGACCGGCCAGGGCGATCTCGCCATCTTCCGTGAGGTGATGGACGTCAACTACTACGGCATGGTCGCCACCTTCGAACCCTTCGTTGCCGCCATGTGCGCGGCGCGCCGCGGCACGCTCGCAGGCGTAGCCAGCGTGGCTGGCGTGCGTGGCCTGCCAGGGTCGGGGGCCTATAGCGCGTCGAAAGCGGCAGCACTGAAGTATCTCGAAGCGTTGCGCGTCGAGATGCGGCCACTCGGGGTCGCGGTCGTCACCATTGCGCCGGGCTATATCCGCACGCCAATGACCGCGCAGAATCCCTATCCGATGCCATTTCTGATGGATGCCAGCCGTTTCGCGGTGAAGGTCGTAGATGGAATCGCGCGCAAGGTGTCATTCGCGGTCTATCCGTGGCCGATGCGGATCGCTGCGATGCTGCTGCACGTGATGCCGCGCTGGCTGTACGACCGCCTGTTCGAAAAAGCGCCGCGCAAACCCCGTGCCGCTGACAACACGCCGCCATAACGCCCGCCGCACACGCTGCAAAAGCCGTAACGCCGTTGCTTGCAGTTGATCTCTGATGACCATGGCTAGCCCCACCGCCTGGCTCGTCCACTTTGGCTTAGGCACGTATCCGGGCCTCTTCCACCCGAAATCTGGCGTAGGGCATCTGGCCTGCGGCATATGCCATACGCCATCTGTCATGAGCCACCGCCCG is a genomic window of Paraburkholderia bonniea containing:
- a CDS encoding SDR family oxidoreductase → MSPPLKVFITGASSGIGLALAAEYTRRGAILGLAARRGDALRQFQQAHPQHLIAIYPVDVCDAEALAAAAAQFIAQHGCPDVVIANAGISRGALTGQGDLAIFREVMDVNYYGMVATFEPFVAAMCAARRGTLAGVASVAGVRGLPGSGAYSASKAAALKYLEALRVEMRPLGVAVVTIAPGYIRTPMTAQNPYPMPFLMDASRFAVKVVDGIARKVSFAVYPWPMRIAAMLLHVMPRWLYDRLFEKAPRKPRAADNTPP
- a CDS encoding thiol:disulfide interchange protein DsbA/DsbL, which gives rise to MKKLLGILFLSLGFAASAAHAAPADPVAGKQYTVLAAPQSADVPAGKIEVLEFFWYGCPHCSEFDPILETWIKRQGPDVVFKRVPVAFRDDFIPHSKLYHALDAMGLAQQLTPKIFNEIHVNKNYLMTPEDQAKFLAKNGVDTKKFMEAYNSFSTQSAVQRDKKLLADYKIDGVPALIVQGKYLTGPSLTNSLPGTVQVLDYLVTQVRAKKM
- a CDS encoding SPOR domain-containing protein — protein: MQVIHTMAKPRRTTKQSKQAGGTFLGIVLGLIVGLAVAVVVALYITRAPTPFVSKVAPPATAPADTTQAPPFDPNRPLQGKTPGQPVTPQAAQPSPPNTAPGATSNQTQAAGLLDEPQIVEVPPSSGNGIAVAPKPAPEKDTTAATPPAKKPSTATTASTPVNGNAPAPATKPGAASSAADATTGYFLQVGAYKTAADAEQQRARLAFQGFESKVTLREAGGVTYYRVRIGPFAKFDDMNAARQRLSSAGVDTAVIRFTKQ
- the argS gene encoding arginine--tRNA ligase; amino-acid sequence: MLPAHKHLLETLFSDTVKQVVQATQGEPGAQFVAPTITLERPKVAAHGDIACNVAMQLARPLRANPRQLAQQIVDALLTQPQAAQLVLSAEIAGPGFINLRLAPAAKQAVIAAVFAEQARFGHVTREAGRRVLVEFVSANPTGPLHVGHGRQAALGDALSNVLASQGYAVHREFYYNDAGVQIQTLAHSTQARARGLKPGDADWPEAAYNGEYIADIARDYLNRATVAASDGEPVTGAGDVDNLEAIRRFAVAYLRHEQDMDLQAFGVKFDQYYLESSLYKEGRVEQTVAALIAAGKTYEQDNALWLRTTDDGDDKDRVMRKSDGTYTYFVPDVAYHAVKWQRGFTKVINVQGSDHHGTIARVRAGLQGLGIGIPKGYPDYILHKMVTVMRNGEEVKISKRAGSYVTVRDLIEWSGGVTPGTDTAQNAPDAATIQRGRDAVRFFLISRKADTEFVFDIDLALKQNDENPVHYVQYAHARICSVLNEWHSRYQGDLALLPQIDVSSLTSERAMALLQKLAEFPDMLEHAAAELAPHAVAFYLRELAGEFHSFYNDRAERVLTDDETGRNARVALLAATRQVLANGLAMIGVSAPFKM